A DNA window from Centropristis striata isolate RG_2023a ecotype Rhode Island chromosome 10, C.striata_1.0, whole genome shotgun sequence contains the following coding sequences:
- the dnajc3a gene encoding dnaJ homolog subfamily C member 3a, translating into MVSIDHVAHKILTYIPYVLVLIDMRYEGVACGRDGSVDNHMEMGKKLLAAGQLADALSHFHAAVDGDPKNYMAFYRRATVFLAMGKSKSALPDLSRVIELKPDFTSARLQRGNLLLKQGRLDESENDFKKVLKSNPSEKEEREAQSQLTKSDEIQRLVAHARSSFDSQDYVTAAAQLDTVIEVCVWDVTSREMRAECYIQMGEMGKAISDLKAASKLRNDNTQAFYKLSTIYYNLGDHEMSLNEVRECLKLDPDHKQCYSHYKQVKKLNKQIQSAEELIQEQRYEDAVSKYEAVMKTEPNVHHFSHLAKVRMCHALTQGQQGSRAISVCGEVLQSDPENANVLKDRAEAYIQEEQYEEAIKDFETAAKHSENDRQIKEGLERAQRLLKQSQKRDYYKILGVKRTAQKKEIIKAYRKLAQQWHPDNFQDPEEKKKAEKKFIDIAQAKEVLTDPEKRTKFDQGEDPLDPESQQGRHHHHWNSGGFQGFQGFNPFGSGPFNFKFNFN; encoded by the exons GAGTGGCATGTGGCAGAGATGGGAGTGTGGATAATCATATGGAGATGGGGAAGAAACTGCTCGCTGCAGGGCAGCTAGCTGATGCCCTCTCTCATTTCCATGCTGCCGTAG ATGGAGATCCCAAGAATTACATGGCCTTCTACAGGAGAGCTACAGTGTTTCTAGCAATGGGGAAGTCAAAGTCTGCGCTGCCAGATTTGAGCAGAGTTATTGAACTCAAACCAGACTTCACATCT GCACGCCTACAGAGAGGAAATCTTCTTCTGAAGCAGGGGAGACTAGATGAATCAGAGAATGACTTTAAGAAGGTG CTGAAGTCCAACCCTAGTGAAAAAGAGGAGAGGGAAGCCCAGAGTCAGTTGACAAAGTCAGATGAAATCCAGCGGCTGGTGGCTCACGCACGCAGCAGCTTCGACAGCCAGGATTATGTGACAGCTGCTGCCCAGCTTGACACTGTCATTGAG GTTTGCGTTTGGGATGTGACCTCTCGTGAGATGCGAGCAGAGTGTTATATTCAAATGGGAGAGATGGGGAAGGCCATCAGTGACCTTAAAGCTGCATCCAAGTTAAGGAATGACAATACCCAAGCCTTCTATAAACTCAGCACCATCTACTATAATCTTGGAGACCATGAGATGTCCCTCAA TGAGGTGCGCGAGTGCCTGAAGCTTGATCCTGATCACAAACAATGTTACAGCCATTACAAGCAAGTAAAGAAGCTCAACAAACAGATCCAGTCTGCAGAGGAACTCATCCAAGAGCAGag GTACGAAGACGCAGTGAGCAAATATGAGGCAGTGATGAAGACCGAGCCCAACGTGCACCATTTCTCTCACCTTGCTAAAGTGCGCATGTGCCATGCGTTGACCCAG GGCCAGCAGGGTAGCAGAGCAATCTCAGTGTGTGGCGAAGTCCTTCAGTCAGACCCCGAGAACGCTAACGTACTGAAGGACAGAGCTGAGGCCTATATCCAAGAGGAACAGTATGAGGAAG CTATTAAGGACTTTGAGACTGCTGCGAAACACAGCGAGAATGACCGTCAGATAAAAGAAGGCCTGGAGAGAGCTCAGCGACTTCTCAAACAGTCTCAGAAGAGGGATTATTATAAGATCCTCGGAGTGAAGAG AACGGCCCAGAAAAAGGAGATTATCAAAGCCTACAGGAAGCTGGCACAACAGTGGCATCCGGACAACTTCCAGGAtccagaggagaagaagaaggctgAGAAGAAGTTCATAGACATTGCTCAGGCTAAAGAGGTTCTCACTGACCCag AGAAGAGAACCAAGTTTGACCAAGGGGAGGACCCCTTGGACCCGGAGAGCCAGCAGGGTCGTCATCACCATCACTGGAACTCCGGAGGCTTCCAGGGCTTCCAGGGTTTCAATCCATTTGGCTCCGGACCGTTCAACTTTAAATTCAACTTCAACTGA